From one Paenibacillus sp. FSL K6-1330 genomic stretch:
- a CDS encoding serine hydrolase domain-containing protein, whose amino-acid sequence MKSFTTQKGAALTLTAMLAGTLVFPAYGTVHAAVKTPTQQAIDKAANADHIPGVIVTVKKGTASWSYASGEANIERNHKVDADSAFRIGSTTKTFVATVALQLAGEKKLSLDDTVEKWLPGLLHGNGYDGSKIKIRQLLNHTSGLPDYLTPELRTQLLANPGENYTAEQLIARALELKPVTGWSYSNTNTVIMGLIIQKVTGETYTEQIKKRIIEPLQLKETFLPGSSADIPKKNARGYLDTGDKLVDITLLNPSFTNAAGEMISTGEDMTTFFHALLGGKLLTPEMKKEMLTSTADSPFGPYGLGIHQTKLPNGTGVWGHGGGIPGFTNFAGGTEDGEHVISININVLGDVEKHINNILASEFAVEAKKELTEKEKKSKHREDVKRVMDEVVTSKRVPSVVAGGLQDGQRWSYATGTASYEVPSRVEPDFSFRIGSITKTFTAAVVLQLAEEKQLNLDDSVEQWLPGVVKGNGYDGNQITIRQLLNHTSGIASYTDDDMRDMTLPQNPFRYYSVNELLHLALAKPPVYAPGKGWNYSNTNTLLAGQIIQKVTGDTYAEQIRKRFIEPLGLTETFVMENSSYIPGKHARGYNMDRSGHMYDLTEMNQSWANAAGDMVSTVKDLTTFFSALLGGELLNQEMMDQMFTAVDSPIGKFGLGIYEGKTSDGQSYWGHAGGTFGFETRAFGPVGGKHILVTAINSVAPEVAEAHDKIFNKEFGR is encoded by the coding sequence ATGAAATCATTCACCACGCAAAAAGGAGCTGCGCTAACTTTAACTGCCATGTTGGCGGGTACACTGGTATTCCCGGCTTATGGAACTGTACATGCGGCAGTTAAGACACCAACCCAACAAGCAATCGATAAAGCTGCCAATGCCGACCATATTCCGGGCGTTATTGTTACCGTAAAGAAAGGAACGGCGAGCTGGTCTTATGCCTCCGGTGAAGCGAATATCGAAAGGAACCATAAGGTGGACGCCGACTCTGCTTTCCGGATTGGAAGTACAACGAAGACGTTTGTTGCTACGGTTGCCTTGCAGCTTGCTGGCGAAAAGAAGCTAAGCCTTGATGATACGGTGGAGAAATGGCTTCCGGGACTTCTACACGGCAATGGGTATGACGGAAGTAAGATTAAGATTCGCCAATTGTTGAATCATACAAGCGGACTTCCAGACTATTTGACTCCCGAGCTCAGGACTCAATTACTCGCAAATCCAGGCGAGAATTATACAGCCGAACAGTTGATTGCCCGCGCCTTGGAGCTAAAGCCCGTAACAGGCTGGTCATATTCAAACACGAATACGGTTATTATGGGGCTCATTATCCAGAAGGTCACCGGGGAAACGTATACGGAGCAGATTAAGAAAAGAATTATTGAACCGCTTCAACTTAAAGAAACGTTCCTCCCCGGCAGTTCAGCGGATATTCCGAAAAAAAATGCTCGCGGCTACCTGGACACGGGAGATAAATTAGTAGATATTACGCTACTTAACCCATCGTTTACTAATGCCGCCGGGGAGATGATCTCGACAGGGGAAGATATGACGACGTTTTTCCATGCCTTACTTGGCGGCAAGCTGTTGACACCGGAGATGAAGAAGGAGATGCTGACCAGCACAGCCGATTCTCCATTTGGGCCGTATGGACTTGGCATACATCAAACAAAGCTGCCTAACGGCACTGGCGTATGGGGACATGGCGGAGGTATTCCTGGATTTACCAACTTTGCTGGCGGAACGGAAGACGGTGAACATGTGATCTCGATTAATATTAATGTACTGGGAGACGTGGAGAAACATATCAACAATATTTTAGCGTCGGAATTCGCAGTAGAAGCCAAAAAAGAACTCACGGAAAAGGAAAAGAAAAGTAAACATAGGGAAGATGTCAAACGCGTCATGGACGAAGTGGTAACAAGTAAACGCGTCCCAAGTGTCGTGGCTGGTGGGCTGCAGGATGGGCAACGCTGGTCCTACGCTACAGGTACAGCCAGTTACGAAGTACCAAGCCGGGTAGAACCGGATTTTTCCTTCCGTATTGGAAGCATCACGAAGACGTTCACCGCTGCCGTTGTATTGCAGTTGGCTGAGGAGAAACAATTAAATTTGGATGATTCGGTAGAACAATGGCTACCGGGGGTCGTAAAGGGTAACGGGTATGACGGCAACCAAATTACGATTCGTCAGTTGTTGAACCATACAAGCGGAATTGCGAGCTATACAGATGATGATATGCGAGACATGACTTTGCCTCAAAATCCATTCCGTTATTATTCCGTTAACGAACTCCTCCACTTGGCACTTGCAAAGCCGCCTGTATATGCGCCAGGGAAAGGCTGGAACTATTCCAACACTAATACATTGCTAGCCGGTCAAATTATTCAGAAGGTCACCGGGGATACCTATGCGGAGCAGATCAGGAAACGGTTCATCGAACCGCTCGGGCTGACGGAGACATTCGTCATGGAAAACAGCTCCTATATTCCAGGTAAGCATGCCAGAGGATATAATATGGACAGATCGGGTCATATGTATGATTTGACTGAAATGAATCAATCATGGGCAAATGCTGCCGGTGACATGGTTTCAACAGTCAAGGATCTGACCACTTTCTTCAGTGCGCTGTTGGGCGGCGAGCTTCTGAATCAAGAGATGATGGACCAGATGTTCACGGCAGTAGATTCACCTATCGGTAAATTCGGCCTAGGGATTTATGAAGGAAAAACATCGGACGGGCAATCCTATTGGGGGCATGCTGGCGGAACTTTCGGATTTGAGACGAGAGCCTTCGGACCTGTAGGAGGAAAGCATATTTTAGTAACAGCCATCAACTCGGTAGCCCCGGAAGTCGCGGAGGCTCACGATAAAATATTCAATAAGGAGTTTGGACGTTAA
- a CDS encoding ATP-binding protein: MANDSPKYQMKKSHMILLIGILLVILSSLRMLWMELLPHQEQVSITNGQLDLRDWNAENGGILLLDGQWEFYPSHWLLDDSGQDVSGELEPRLISVPGGWNEALHGEESTSYGFGTYRLRILVNPENDMNYSIRVSNVRTSSEVYVNGRLLAKSGRVAETKDEYTAKNLPYSASFTADDNGVIEMVIQAANYVDSRSGGIARSIKFGSEAAIGKEMKLSVSMQTLGAILFLMHSVYALILFLLGNREKRLLYFSLLTLCVTLSSVLSTDEKLFHQLFYIGSDWDFRLSNAAFMIGCYALLECTTHRELPYWSRVYPVYNVMIIGTAGLTLFLAPPQVIMLFPVYFLLGFTTAIITIIAIVKKVIRGIKDHLLLLFSMLALVHHFLWALILRESALSVAHYPFDLIFSMGCLAAVWFKGYFNMHANTKEIAATLQRVNDHKDQFLANTSHEFKNPLHSILNMSQSVLNREGHLLQDRSVKELETVLSVGRRLTLILNDLIDVMSLREGNPRLQKKVISIQPIITGVIDMLQFNAEVKSVNIVNQIPEDFPPVIADENRVIQIVFNLLHNAVKYTNEGIISIQALAEDGRAYVVIADTGIGMDEDMLKRLFLPYEQARASETMIEGGFGLGLSISKQLIELHQGTLEVSSVLGEGSKFTFSLKLAGLNAEEEEDVADSFEPITLQAVSTQETASIVLEKEDIPSAEKQTTFIAMNRDRPLLLIVDDDPVNLQVLEAILQPDDYDVTMATSGKEALAMLDTKEWDLVITDIMMPQMSGYELTRRIRERYTLTELPVLLLTARSQPKDIQSGFVAGANDYVTKPVEALEIRSRIEALTTIKQTVREQLRLEAAWLQAQIQPHFLFNALSAVTALSDINLDKMRHLLDEFSNFLRYKFRFQDTDGLVSIKEELSLVRSYLYIEKVRFDERLQVVWEVDDCEELKVPFLSIQPLVENAIRHGIMKRTRGGEIHIRISVHDTLTEITVQDNGIGMDEVQLQRILERKADRSSGVGLINTHQRLKRHFGTGLQIKSTLGKGTKVTFYVLSETK, from the coding sequence TTGGCAAACGACTCACCAAAATACCAAATGAAAAAGAGTCATATGATCTTGTTAATAGGGATATTGTTAGTCATTCTATCGAGCCTGCGCATGTTGTGGATGGAATTGTTGCCTCATCAAGAGCAGGTGTCCATTACGAATGGGCAATTGGATTTGCGTGATTGGAATGCTGAAAATGGCGGCATTCTCTTGCTTGATGGTCAGTGGGAGTTTTATCCCTCGCACTGGTTGCTGGATGATAGCGGGCAGGATGTATCAGGGGAGCTGGAGCCCAGACTGATTTCGGTTCCGGGAGGATGGAATGAGGCTCTGCATGGTGAAGAGTCAACTTCCTATGGATTTGGGACCTATCGACTGCGTATTCTTGTAAATCCGGAGAACGACATGAATTATAGTATTCGTGTATCCAACGTGCGTACTTCATCCGAAGTATACGTAAATGGCCGGTTGCTTGCCAAATCCGGTCGGGTAGCGGAAACGAAGGATGAATATACGGCGAAGAACCTGCCTTATTCTGCAAGCTTTACGGCAGACGACAACGGCGTCATCGAAATGGTGATTCAGGCGGCAAATTATGTGGATAGTCGGAGCGGCGGCATTGCCAGGTCCATTAAATTCGGTTCGGAAGCAGCCATTGGGAAAGAAATGAAACTCTCCGTTTCCATGCAGACGCTGGGAGCTATCCTATTTTTGATGCATTCGGTTTATGCGCTTATTTTATTTTTACTGGGAAATAGGGAAAAGAGGCTGCTTTATTTTTCTTTGCTGACCTTGTGCGTAACCCTTTCGAGTGTATTGAGTACGGATGAGAAGTTGTTCCATCAATTATTCTACATCGGCAGCGATTGGGATTTTCGGCTGTCCAATGCGGCGTTCATGATTGGATGCTATGCGTTGCTGGAATGTACCACTCATCGCGAACTCCCTTATTGGAGCAGGGTTTATCCTGTTTATAATGTGATGATTATTGGGACTGCCGGCTTGACCTTGTTCTTGGCTCCACCTCAGGTGATCATGCTCTTCCCAGTTTATTTTCTATTGGGCTTTACCACAGCAATCATCACGATCATTGCCATCGTAAAAAAGGTAATCAGGGGTATCAAAGACCATCTGTTACTACTTTTCTCCATGCTTGCGCTGGTCCATCATTTCCTTTGGGCGCTAATCTTGCGGGAAAGCGCTTTGAGCGTTGCCCATTATCCGTTTGATCTGATTTTTTCGATGGGATGCTTGGCCGCCGTATGGTTTAAGGGGTATTTCAACATGCATGCTAACACCAAGGAGATTGCCGCAACCTTGCAAAGAGTGAATGACCATAAAGATCAATTTTTGGCGAATACGTCTCATGAATTTAAAAATCCGCTTCATAGCATCCTTAACATGTCACAGTCCGTTTTGAACAGGGAAGGACATTTGTTACAGGATCGAAGTGTCAAGGAGCTCGAAACGGTACTATCCGTAGGACGTCGGCTAACACTTATATTAAATGATTTGATTGATGTGATGAGTCTGCGGGAAGGCAACCCACGTTTGCAGAAAAAAGTCATATCGATTCAGCCGATCATAACGGGAGTCATTGATATGCTGCAATTTAATGCAGAGGTGAAGTCTGTCAACATTGTAAATCAAATTCCTGAGGATTTTCCACCGGTCATTGCGGATGAGAACCGGGTGATTCAAATCGTTTTCAATTTGCTTCATAATGCCGTGAAGTATACGAATGAAGGTATCATTTCAATTCAGGCTCTGGCAGAGGACGGAAGAGCGTATGTTGTTATTGCTGATACCGGGATCGGCATGGATGAGGACATGCTGAAACGCTTATTCCTTCCGTACGAGCAAGCCAGGGCGAGTGAGACCATGATTGAAGGCGGCTTTGGGTTAGGCTTAAGTATAAGCAAGCAGCTCATTGAACTTCATCAAGGTACGTTAGAGGTGTCCTCTGTTTTAGGAGAAGGCTCGAAATTTACATTTTCGTTAAAGCTAGCGGGTTTGAATGCAGAGGAGGAAGAAGATGTTGCCGACTCATTCGAACCCATAACATTACAGGCAGTGTCGACTCAGGAAACAGCCTCAATTGTTCTGGAAAAAGAGGACATTCCGTCAGCGGAAAAACAAACAACCTTTATTGCAATGAATCGTGATCGTCCGCTCTTATTAATTGTGGATGATGATCCTGTTAATCTGCAAGTGCTCGAAGCCATACTCCAGCCTGACGATTATGATGTAACGATGGCAACGAGCGGTAAGGAAGCATTGGCTATGCTGGACACGAAGGAATGGGATCTGGTCATCACCGATATTATGATGCCGCAGATGTCGGGATATGAGCTGACACGAAGAATTCGAGAGCGGTATACACTTACCGAGCTCCCAGTGCTGCTCCTTACCGCAAGAAGCCAGCCGAAGGATATCCAAAGCGGTTTTGTCGCAGGAGCAAACGATTATGTGACAAAGCCGGTGGAAGCATTAGAAATCAGATCGCGGATTGAAGCGCTGACGACGATTAAACAAACGGTACGAGAACAATTGCGATTGGAGGCGGCATGGCTGCAAGCGCAAATCCAACCTCATTTCTTATTCAATGCATTAAGCGCCGTAACCGCTCTAAGTGACATTAATTTGGACAAGATGCGTCATTTGCTTGATGAGTTCAGCAATTTTTTGAGGTATAAATTTAGATTCCAAGATACGGATGGACTTGTTTCGATCAAAGAGGAGTTAAGTCTAGTGCGCTCATATCTATACATCGAAAAGGTCCGGTTTGATGAGCGGCTACAGGTCGTTTGGGAGGTGGATGACTGCGAAGAGTTAAAAGTTCCTTTCCTCTCGATCCAGCCTTTGGTTGAAAATGCCATAAGACATGGCATTATGAAGCGCACTCGCGGAGGGGAAATACATATTCGAATTTCTGTCCATGACACGCTTACAGAGATAACGGTTCAAGACAATGGGATCGGAATGGACGAAGTTCAATTGCAACGGATATTGGAAAGGAAAGCAGACCGTAGCTCAGGAGTCGGCCTGATCAATACGCATCAGCGCTTAAAGCGGCACTTCGGAACAGGGCTCCAAATAAAAAGCACATTAGGTAAGGGGACCAAGGTAACTTTTTACGTGCTCAGCGAAACGAAGTAA
- a CDS encoding hybrid sensor histidine kinase/response regulator transcription factor, with translation MFSIMKKWFWYDGLLVALRTLWLVIIVSTAFVNPSLIDAPVGAVLSLALAVYLIPLTVRYKKEERYLAVEVATAGLFHLYLAYAAPELLWSFVLFVMIISLTSSRKSSVWTGILCGIIFPILNGWIADRLPYEFIVNCSLGFAIGFAFNILIQSHKQSRIIQEQKLLLEQHIKRIEELTLMEERSRLSHELHDTIGHSLTSLIVGVESLRSSVPDSQIERIDSLVGIAQHSLEDIRKHLHKLSHTTLSHSLSESLWQLSDSFMKSTGITVHFRVIGSETLVIQKINFSLYRCLQESLTNAVRHGQASVITVQLHFDSQQLRLQIEDNGIGMDNIQFGFGLHGMKERLELFNGTLSVHSGSGQGTIVICNIPLQTEPVHDTIRLLIVDDQAIITDSLKHNLEQHAEFIVVGKAGDGREALEHCERTQPDIVLMDIRMQGMGGLEALLEMKQRWPNMKVVLMTTFEDSLQAATALEHGAEGYILKSIHPREMKEALKLIYNGGTWIDQSVAAQVFEEMKRQREQLERIGSSQENYPYGLTKREMEILENLSSGLRYKSIAAKLFLSEGTIRNYCSILYSKLGVNNREEAIQMARSENIV, from the coding sequence GTGTTCTCCATAATGAAAAAATGGTTCTGGTATGATGGGTTACTTGTGGCCCTACGAACGCTGTGGCTGGTTATTATCGTAAGCACTGCTTTTGTCAATCCGTCATTGATCGATGCGCCGGTTGGGGCTGTACTTTCGCTTGCTTTAGCCGTTTACCTCATTCCGCTAACGGTACGCTACAAAAAAGAAGAACGGTATCTTGCAGTCGAAGTCGCAACAGCGGGCTTGTTCCATCTCTATTTAGCCTACGCAGCGCCGGAATTGTTATGGTCTTTCGTTCTATTCGTGATGATTATCAGCTTGACGAGCAGTCGAAAAAGCTCTGTGTGGACAGGAATCCTCTGTGGAATCATATTCCCGATCTTGAACGGTTGGATTGCTGATCGCCTCCCGTACGAGTTTATCGTTAACTGCAGCCTTGGATTTGCCATCGGCTTCGCGTTTAATATATTAATTCAGTCCCATAAGCAATCCCGAATTATTCAAGAACAGAAGCTGCTGCTGGAGCAGCATATTAAGCGGATCGAGGAGCTTACGCTGATGGAGGAGCGCAGCCGGCTGTCACATGAGCTGCATGACACAATCGGCCATTCGCTTACGTCGCTCATCGTCGGCGTTGAATCACTCCGATCATCCGTACCGGATTCGCAAATCGAGAGAATTGATTCGCTTGTCGGTATCGCACAGCACAGTCTGGAGGATATCCGAAAGCATCTACACAAGCTCTCTCATACCACGTTAAGCCATTCGTTAAGTGAATCGCTGTGGCAGTTAAGCGATTCGTTTATGAAATCGACAGGCATAACCGTCCATTTCCGTGTGATCGGAAGTGAGACTCTCGTTATACAAAAAATAAACTTTAGTCTATATCGCTGCCTTCAAGAGTCTCTAACCAACGCCGTTCGGCACGGCCAGGCGAGCGTGATAACCGTTCAGCTGCATTTCGATAGTCAGCAGCTTCGATTACAGATCGAAGATAACGGCATTGGAATGGATAACATCCAATTCGGATTTGGGCTCCATGGGATGAAGGAACGCCTTGAATTATTTAACGGCACGCTGTCCGTCCATTCCGGGTCTGGGCAAGGAACTATCGTCATATGTAACATTCCGCTGCAGACAGAGCCTGTACATGACACGATCCGCCTGCTGATCGTTGATGACCAGGCGATCATCACGGACAGCTTAAAGCATAATTTGGAACAGCATGCCGAGTTTATCGTCGTGGGTAAGGCTGGGGACGGACGGGAAGCATTGGAGCATTGTGAGCGAACCCAACCGGATATCGTGTTAATGGATATTCGAATGCAGGGAATGGGCGGACTTGAAGCTTTACTTGAGATGAAACAGCGATGGCCTAATATGAAGGTTGTGCTCATGACAACGTTTGAGGATTCCTTGCAGGCAGCAACTGCATTGGAGCACGGGGCGGAAGGCTACATCCTGAAGTCGATTCATCCGCGGGAAATGAAGGAGGCCTTGAAACTTATTTATAACGGAGGAACCTGGATCGACCAATCGGTCGCCGCACAAGTATTCGAAGAGATGAAGCGTCAACGTGAGCAGCTGGAACGAATCGGCTCAAGTCAGGAAAACTACCCGTACGGGCTTACGAAACGCGAGATGGAGATTCTGGAGAATCTATCGAGCGGACTGCGCTACAAGTCGATCGCCGCCAAGCTATTTTTATCGGAGGGTACGATCCGCAACTACTGCTCGATTCTCTACTCCAAGCTAGGTGTCAACAACCGGGAAGAAGCCATACAAATGGCGCGATCCGAGAATATCGTGTAG
- a CDS encoding aquaporin, protein MNASFKKYAAEFIGTLVLVLFGCGSAATAGGELGNLGIALAFGLSIVAMAYVIGPISGCHINPAVSLAMLIRRKLTGADFIGYVVSQIAGAIAGAAILYAIIASAGMPTTGLGQNGFGPGYGIGISTAMAFVVEIILTFVFIYTILGVTSTESNGNVTGLVIGLTLAFVHILGIALTGTSVNPARSLGPALLLGGQALSQVWVFLIAPLAGSALAVAVYQLLNSKPKGKQV, encoded by the coding sequence ATGAACGCGTCATTCAAAAAATACGCTGCCGAATTCATTGGAACCTTGGTGCTGGTTCTGTTCGGCTGCGGCAGTGCCGCTACGGCGGGAGGAGAGCTCGGCAATTTGGGAATCGCATTGGCATTCGGGCTGTCTATCGTGGCGATGGCCTACGTCATCGGTCCGATTTCAGGATGTCATATCAATCCGGCGGTTTCACTTGCCATGCTAATTAGACGTAAGCTAACGGGTGCCGACTTCATCGGGTACGTTGTTTCGCAAATCGCCGGTGCGATTGCGGGCGCCGCTATTCTTTACGCCATCATTGCCTCCGCGGGCATGCCCACGACGGGGCTCGGTCAGAATGGCTTCGGCCCTGGGTACGGGATCGGGATTTCAACCGCTATGGCATTCGTTGTCGAAATCATTTTAACCTTCGTATTTATTTACACGATTCTGGGCGTAACCTCTACGGAGAGCAACGGAAATGTAACCGGCCTTGTGATCGGACTGACACTCGCTTTCGTACATATTTTAGGCATAGCCTTAACGGGAACATCCGTTAACCCTGCAAGAAGTCTGGGACCGGCACTTCTGCTTGGCGGGCAGGCGTTATCCCAAGTGTGGGTGTTTCTTATCGCTCCGCTTGCCGGCTCAGCGCTGGCCGTTGCTGTATACCAGCTGCTGAACAGCAAGCCTAAGGGGAAACAAGTGTAA